The genomic window GCATTACAGCCGACAGGCGTCGACGTTGCCGCGATAGATATAATGAGCGGATCGCTTCCGCGATGATCGTTTCTTGCTCTCGTGAGAGCCGCGTTTGTCCACGCCCGCCAGATGAGCGATGACGAACTACATCAGTAACGAGTTGCTCTTTCTGCTGCCAACGAGCGACGAGTCTATAGAACAAGCTTTTTGAAATACCGAGCTCATTCGCAGCCTCAGCTGCTGCACCTCGACGCGGCTTATTCTGCCGCAAATAATTGCGAATAACGCGAGCGCGCTGCTCGCCTTCGTCCCAATCTTGCTGTGGAACGGTATGCATGCCGGATTCTTTTGGAACCCCCGTCGGACCCATGGCGTCCTCCGGTTTTAGGTGGTCTCATATGCTGCGCGTGAAGGCGGCTTCTGACAAGAGCCTTTCAGAAGTCATCTCCACAGCCCTGATTTTTCCTCAAATTTTGTCCATAGAACTTCTGAAACTCACAGTCGTTATCCACTTAACCTTGTCACCCAACCAGTTAACCATGTCACCCCGCATAACCGTGTCACCTTTTAGCTAGCCAAGCCCTTTTACGACTCGGTGATGCACTTCAGAGCCGTCTCTCCCGGCAACCTAGTTAGTTTGCTTGGAGCTGATCCAGTCGCATGCGAGAACGGACGATAGCGTTCCCGGCCATGAGGAATAGCAAAGCCGCCGTCACAAAGAGCATTCTGGTGCCCATGACTTGGTAGGCCACCACGCCGGCCACTCCACCTGCCAGGAACGACAGGACGGTTTGGGCATGAAGGCGTAGCTTGGACTGGTAAGAGGTTGCATCATCCTGGGGTTCGCGGCCCCGGGCGATGTCAAACAACATGCTTAACTCGATGCCGATATCCGTGGACATGCCCGAGACATGGGTAGTGCGCACGCGCGCATCCGAAATACGGGTCACCACGGCGTTCTGGATGCCCATCAGAAAACTCAAACCCAGGATGAGGATGGATCCTCGCTCCATCGTGGGCATTAGGAGTTCGAAAACGCCCAGTACGACCATCAGAATGGCTTCGGCAAGAATGCCGATGGCGTAGATGCTCCGGATATTTCGACGGCGCCCTGCGTTAATCAGTAACGTTGAAACCCCTGCGCCAAAAACAAAGGCGAGCACAATGGAAAGGTAGAACGCACTCAGCCACCACTCGCCAGACGCCGCGTGATCCGACAACGAGGAAACATTGCCTGTCATGTTGGCGGAAAAGAAGCCAACAGCATGAAACGCCGCTGTGTTCAGTGCGCCGGCAAT from Dyella caseinilytica includes these protein-coding regions:
- a CDS encoding YoaK family protein, which encodes MDRRLACILAAIAGALNTAAFHAVGFFSANMTGNVSSLSDHAASGEWWLSAFYLSIVLAFVFGAGVSTLLINAGRRRNIRSIYAIGILAEAILMVVLGVFELLMPTMERGSILILGLSFLMGIQNAVVTRISDARVRTTHVSGMSTDIGIELSMLFDIARGREPQDDATSYQSKLRLHAQTVLSFLAGGVAGVVAYQVMGTRMLFVTAALLFLMAGNAIVRSRMRLDQLQAN